ATTGGGGGGATAGGACTAGCGCTAGGTTATTGGAAAGATGATGAAAAAACAAACGCTAGCTTTATCACTGGATTACAAGCAATTGGACTTAATCCCGAGTACGAAGCTCACACTCAAATTGAACAGATGGCGACTCACTACATCCAAGAGTTACAATTAAAACCATTATTGCCTTAGAAAAAATTGATGGCAATTGCCTGAGTTACGATATGTGGTGTCAGGAACATAGTGACCAACCACCCAATTTTGCTGTTGAAGCCAATGATGTAGCCGTACAAATGTATACTAGTGGCACTACCGGACGACCCAAAGGTGTCCAACTAGGACATTACAGTTTTTTTGCGATCGCCAAAGAATTTGCTCAACGAGGCAAAAAGTGGATAGGTTGGAACGAAACTGATAAGAGTTTGCTGACCTTATCTTTATTCCATATCGGCAGTCTCTGGTGGGCTATCCGTGGTCTAGCATCAGGAGCCGAAAATATTATCTTAGACAATTTTATCGGCGTTGAGGTTCTCGAAGCGATTGAAAAGTACCGCATCACCAAGACATTTATGGTTCCAGCGATGATTCAAATTCTGTTGAACGAACCATCATGCCAAAAAACAGATTTTTCATCACTAAAATACATTATTTATGGGGGTTCCCCTATCGCCGAAGCAACACTCAAAAAAGCGATCGCCACATTCGGTTGTCATTTTGTGCAAATATATGGGTTGACAGAAACAGGAAATTGTGCAGTATCTTTACCTGCGGATGAGCATACATCTACAAATAAAGACAGACTCAAAGCTGCGGGTAAACCCTTTCCTGGTGTATCGGTAGCCATCATCAACAGTGAGGGTAAAGAAGTCTCTTGCTTTCAAGTGGGTGAAGTTTATATCAAATCTCCGGCAAATATGATTGGTTATTGGAAATTACCAGAAGCCACAGCAAAAACTTTAGTAGATGGCTGGATTCATACGGGTGATGCTGGTTATGTTGACGAAGAAGGTTACATTTATATTTGCGATCGCTTTAAAGATATGATTGTTTATGGTGGTGAAAATGTCTATCCAGCAGAAATTGAAAATATTTTATACGTATCGGCTCAATAATTTGGGGTAGGCAGTGATTCAAGCTGCCACGACCAGCCCAATGGAATGAGAGAAGATTTCTCGCGAATAACTTGGGCAAGAGAGGGGATTGCTCGAATTTGAGAAATACGGTCACGCATATACTCAAAAAAGCTGATTTCTAACTTGCGAGTAGTAGCCACAAGAGACATAAAAGTATCCCAAGCTTGAGTTCCCTCAGTTGTCTGAGTTGCATAGCTAACATTACGTCGCTGCACCATAGTCCTAGCAGCTAATTCAGCAGGATTATTATGCAGGGGTAATTCCGGATGCTCTAAAACTAGAAGCAGTTCTGAAGCTTTGGCAACAGTTAATCGTTTTCGTTCATCCAACTGTTCGTAACCACTTTTTGTATCAAAAAGTTTCCAGAATTTAGACTTTAGTTCTCGTGCGACTTCTGCACTGGGAAAATCTCTGTAAGTGAGTAATTCTCGGTAATAATCCCAGAAATCATCCAAGAATTTATCAAGGGCTTGTTGATGATAAGCAACCAGTGGACTTAACTTCTTATAATGTCGTCCCTCATCTACCCAGCATAAAGCCAAATCATCAGTGAGTAACTTGAACTGAGGAGCATCATCACATACGAGAGCTTGCACCACTGGCCAATCTCTTTGCTGATGATAAAAGGCGATTGCGGCTGCTTCTAAAACACGAGTACGTTGGACAGAGCCTAATTTGGGTAGATATGTATCAAGTAGTGTATTAAAGTCTGTGCAGCTAAATACAGTTTCTTGAGGCAAGAGTTTTAGAGAATTCTTCCATTTAGTCGGTAGTTGGAAAGCCTCCAGGAGTGAGAAGGTGAGTTGGTTAAGAAGAAACTCTAGTTCTCGTCCGTTTTGTAATCCCTTCAGTACAGTTAATCTGTCTTTGTTGGGAGTTGTAAAGTAGACCGTATACAAAGGGTTACACACTACATTGGTGGTATAGTTGACTCCAGCAACACGGGCACCAGTCTGGTCAAACTGCTGCCAGGGACTGCTAGCTAGCCCAGCTTCATAGATTTCACTTTTCTCGCTTTCAAAACAAGGGTGGTTTTTGATCAACAGGTTGGACAAATGCCCTGCTGACATGGAGATGCCAATATCCTCTAAAAACTCTAACAGTTTGCCTTGGGTCATATTGCCTCCATAGTACAAACTAATCACCAAGGCTTTTATTCCCGGGCCAAATTCTCCAGAGTAACCTAGTGGTAGTTCTGCCAGATAAGTTTTTCCTTCAGACGGCGAATAGTATTTCTGTTTACGGAATAATACGTTATCGGCTGCCAGGGTGATGTCTTGAACGATTACTTCCTCGTAACCTTTGAATTGTGCATCTGCTGGCAGTCATTCTAAGGGATACTCCAGTATTTCTTCTCGGTCTATTTTTAGATGAGCATTTTTGCTGCCCTTGGAGTGGTTTTTCAGAGTCTTTCGTTCTTCTTCTGATGAGTGGTTGTTTGAGAACCCTCTCGGTTTTTTGGCTTTGATGTCTGGCTGACCCTGTTCTCCCTTGAGGCGGTTGTTTTCGTCTCTTAAGCGTTGGTTTTCTTCTCGTAACTCTTTTACTTCTGTATGTAATTGCTCTATCAGGTTCAGTAGTATCTCTACTGTTTGACGCAAGGACTCCTCTGCAATTTCCTTCGGGTTGATGGTTTACACTAAAGTCTCTACTAACTTTTCACTCGATTGCTTTTGCGTCATCTGTCATATTCTACGACGCTATGTGTTCCTCGCTCGTTTTTTTATTTTTCTCGACTACCCCTGTTTATTGAGCCGATACGTTGAGAGAGACTTGGAGTTCGCGGCTGTTATATCTACCGTAACTTGCACTCACTCGTGCTTCTGGTTCTGGAGTTGCTTGCCTAGAAATGATATTGACGACCCCACCAGAACTATTTCGACCGTATAGTGTACTTTGGGGACCCCTGAGCACTTCTACTTGTTCTAGATCGAGTAAAGCAAGGTCTAGAAAGCCGTTATAGTCAATTGGAACATCATCGATGTAAAAGGCTACACTATCCTGAGCGGTCAGGAAATTTTGATTGTTCAAACCCCGTAAACTGTAATTATTAAACTCAGTACCACCGGAAGATGTGGGAAGAAAGTAAAAGTTGGGCGTTTGATTGGCAATATCAGCAAAAGAATCGATTTGAGCATCTTCTATTTCCTGAAGGGGTATGACCGTAACACTTATCGGTACATCCTGTGCGTCTTCCGGTCGTTTTTGCGCGGTAACGATGAGTTCAATATCTGCTTCGGGAGCAGGAGCTAAGCTGAAAATTAAACGGCGATCGCTACTCGTCATCTGTGCGCTCGGTACATCTTCTACCCCAGTCACGCGCACCTGCACTTTGTTGTCATCTAGCTGTACAACTGTTACAGAAGCAATTCCTGGAGTGGGTGTTTGCGATTGAAACTTCTGACCATCCGGTAACGCCAATACCGCATTTTGGATGTCTGCAATCAAAGTCTTACCATCCACTCTAGTTGTCGGCTGTGACAATTCTCCCTCAAGAGTTTCTAAAACAATTTCCAAACCGCTTTGCGTTTCTTGCAGTTTAATTCCAGTTACTTTAATAACTTGAGGAGTTGTATTTTCCTGGGTCAGCAAATCAGTTGCACTCGTTTTTGGGAACTGAATTTCGCTCAGTTGGGAAATATTTGAAATTGATGTCTGAGTTTTTTGTGCTTCATTCGTAGTGCTTGTCAGTTTCTTCTCAACCTGAGACCAAGCATCTTGTTTTTTAGTAATAATTTCTGTTTCTCTTTGCTTTTCTCCTGCAAAACATGGTTGAGCCAACACTAAACAACATACACCTGCAAAGCCTGCGTATAAAAATTGTTTCAATTTCAAAGTATCCTCCCACACCACATGAAAATTGCACTCACACAAAAGAATCGCAACTCTAAGTAGGTCGGCGTGAATATTTCTCATTGGGATAAGGCAGAGGGCAGGAGGCAGGAGGCAGGAGGGAAGAGGGTTTTAGCATAGTTCATCTTTCTTCACATAGTTTTTTTTATACTCTAAACGGCTAAAAAGTGGACTTTTTTAAACTACACAAAAGTCTAGTTTTTAACCGTTCTTAGTATATTGTGCAGACTTACTTAGTAGAAATGCTGCAATAGTGAAAGCAAGTTATATTATCAATACGAAAATTCACCGTTGTCAAACGACACGTTGTCAAAGTAATACCTTGAAAAGCAAGTAGATTTTGTCAATATGTCCAAGTATATAACTTTCCTTCCGCACCATTGGTAACGGCGTAAATAGAAGGTTCATGCAACCAGGGGCTTTTTAGTATGATGTCACATTTGTCAACCCCTTTTGAGTACTTTATTGATAATTATTATCGATCAATACTTTGCCTACTTTGCTTTCTTTTAGGCAATGTTTTTCAGTTTCGAGACGGAGCGATAATACTTTGAAACAGACACTTCCAGGTACTCCAAGCTCCGTTTTAGGCAAAGTTCTTTTACTGTCTATGCGCTAGAAAAAGTATTTGTGCAACAAATCTATTCATGAGTGCGGTTAAATCTCGTATCAATCCCTGTAACTGTTGCTGTATAAGGTTTATAGCCATAGGTTGCCCCTGGTTGCACGAACCTTCTATTTACGCCGTCTACTACAAACGCGGTAAACTGTCTGTATTAGGGTATATATGTGGTGTATACATGGCTAATGTGGAACGCGAATCAATTAACTTCAAACTCCCCAAAACCCTGACTAAAGCACTCCGCACTGCTGCACGAGAACGTAACACCACTGCTAGTGACTTAGTTATCCAGGGCTTGCATCATATCCTGGGGTCAGCCCCAGGTACAGAAACGAGTGTAGAAATTCGTCTACAACAACTTGAAGCTCAATTGACTCAAATCGTCAATCGACAAGATGCTCGTATAGAATTGGGTGTAGAACATAACTCCAAACAAAGACTTTCACTGTTGGAGCAGAAGACTGAAGCAATCGTCCAAAGGTTAGCACAAATAGAAGGAGCAATCTCTTTACTTAATCAGCGATCCTCAACTGGCTCCCGGCGACAATCTTTTAACTACCGCCCACCGCAGCTAGAACTGCAAGCTTATACGGGAGAAAATTTAGCGAAAAGATTAGCCCTCTTCTGTCACTTTCCGGGTATTCTAAATAGAGAAAAAACTCTGGAAGGTAAGCAGGGAAATGGATGTAGAATTACAAATTCTAAAGCATTTGGCGAGAGATGCTCACCCAACAGTTGCCATCATAGATGAATAGACCTCTTGCAAAAGTCGGTCAAACAGAGTCACTTTTAGCTAGGCGAAGCTCATAGTTATATAGACCAGCATTGAGTCATGACATGCTTACTTGTGTTTTGATATCGACTATCTTTGCACTTTATTGATATATATAAGCGAAATTGACTTATGCACTACTTAATTTATTTGTAACCGTCAGAGGTGGGTTAAGCCGCAGGTAATACTAGGTTGGAAGAATTAGCGACATCAGGAACCAACGAAACGACCCTTCAAATAGCGAATAATCAAACTTCCCCATAATATAGATAGTGCGCTTGTCTGTAACAGTAATAACATTTTGGGGAATTAATGATGAGTCCAGCAGCACCACCGGAGGCGGATACTCCATCACTCACACAAGACTATAGAGACTTGTATCGACAGGGCAAACGGCTTGAAAAGCAAGAACGTTACGAAGAAGCGATCGCTTATTACAACAAAGCTATAGAGGCTTGCCCCAATGAATACTGGCTCTGGTATGACCGAGGTAGCGTCCTGCGGGAATTGGGTGATTATCAGGAAGCTCTCAAGAGCTTTGACCGAGCATTGGCTCTTCGCCCTAATGATTACTGGGCGTGGTACAACCGGGGATACATTTTGTTAGAAGAACTAGAGCAGTTTGAGGAAGCGATCAAGAGTTTTGACAGAGCATTGGCAATTCGCCGCAATGACTACTGGGCGTGGTTTCGTCGGGGAGAAGTCTTAAGACATTTGGAGCGCTATGAAGAAGCCATTTCCGACTATGATCAAGCTTTATCAATTCGTCGTGATGATTACTGGGCGTGGTTGCGTCGGGGAGATGCCTTGAGACATTTGGGTCGCTATAAAGAAGCGCTCAAAAGTTACGACGAAGCCCAATATATCCGTTCGGATGAATTTTGGACTTACTACAAAATAGGAGATACTTTGAGATATCTAGAGCGCTATGATGAGGCGCTTGCAAGCTATCAAAAAGCAATCCAACTGAACCCAGATGATGAGTATGCTTGGTATAATCGCGCTTGCTGTGCCGCCCAAGTTGGA
The sequence above is a segment of the Mastigocladopsis repens PCC 10914 genome. Coding sequences within it:
- a CDS encoding AMP-binding protein, yielding MWCQEHSDQPPNFAVEANDVAVQMYTSGTTGRPKGVQLGHYSFFAIAKEFAQRGKKWIGWNETDKSLLTLSLFHIGSLWWAIRGLASGAENIILDNFIGVEVLEAIEKYRITKTFMVPAMIQILLNEPSCQKTDFSSLKYIIYGGSPIAEATLKKAIATFGCHFVQIYGLTETGNCAVSLPADEHTSTNKDRLKAAGKPFPGVSVAIINSEGKEVSCFQVGEVYIKSPANMIGYWKLPEATAKTLVDGWIHTGDAGYVDEEGYIYICDRFKDMIVYGGENVYPAEIENILYVSAQ
- a CDS encoding tetratricopeptide repeat protein — translated: MMSPAAPPEADTPSLTQDYRDLYRQGKRLEKQERYEEAIAYYNKAIEACPNEYWLWYDRGSVLRELGDYQEALKSFDRALALRPNDYWAWYNRGYILLEELEQFEEAIKSFDRALAIRRNDYWAWFRRGEVLRHLERYEEAISDYDQALSIRRDDYWAWLRRGDALRHLGRYKEALKSYDEAQYIRSDEFWTYYKIGDTLRYLERYDEALASYQKAIQLNPDDEYAWYNRACCAAQVGQESLAIESLQTALKINPNFQIFVKTDPDLDVIQDSRQLEDLLSRIAEWNP
- a CDS encoding TonB-dependent receptor plug domain-containing protein, whose protein sequence is MKQFLYAGFAGVCCLVLAQPCFAGEKQRETEIITKKQDAWSQVEKKLTSTTNEAQKTQTSISNISQLSEIQFPKTSATDLLTQENTTPQVIKVTGIKLQETQSGLEIVLETLEGELSQPTTRVDGKTLIADIQNAVLALPDGQKFQSQTPTPGIASVTVVQLDDNKVQVRVTGVEDVPSAQMTSSDRRLIFSLAPAPEADIELIVTAQKRPEDAQDVPISVTVIPLQEIEDAQIDSFADIANQTPNFYFLPTSSGGTEFNNYSLRGLNNQNFLTAQDSVAFYIDDVPIDYNGFLDLALLDLEQVEVLRGPQSTLYGRNSSGGVVNIISRQATPEPEARVSASYGRYNSRELQVSLNVSAQ
- a CDS encoding transposase, whose protein sequence is MTQGKLLEFLEDIGISMSAGHLSNLLIKNHPCFESEKSEIYEAGLASSPWQQFDQTGARVAGVNYTTNVVCNPLYTVYFTTPNKDRLTVLKGLQNGRELEFLLNQLTFSLLEAFQLPTKWKNSLKLLPQETVFSCTDFNTLLDTYLPKLGSVQRTRVLEAAAIAFYHQQRDWPVVQALVCDDAPQFKLLTDDLALCWVDEGRHYKKLSPLVAYHQQALDKFLDDFWDYYRELLTYRDFPSAEVARELKSKFWKLFDTKSGYEQLDERKRLTVAKASELLLVLEHPELPLHNNPAELAARTMVQRRNVSYATQTTEGTQAWDTFMSLVATTRKLEISFFEYMRDRISQIRAIPSLAQVIREKSSLIPLGWSWQLESLPTPNY